The stretch of DNA GCTGCAGTCCCTCGTACACCGCGAGATCTCGATCCTCGACGAGCTGGAGAACGAGGTCGAGGACCCGGAGCTGCTCAAGGGCCTCTTCCACGTCGACCACCTGGCCACCCGCACCCGCAGGCACGCCGAGAACCTCGCCGTGCTCGGCGGCGCCATGTCGCGGCGCCAGTGGAGCAACCCCGTCTCGATGACGGAGGTGCTCCGCTCGGCCATCGCCGAGGTCGAGCAGTACTCACGGGTCAAGCTCGTGCCGCCGATCGCCGGCACCCTGCGCGGCCACGCCGTCGCCGACGTCATCCACCTCCTCGCCGAACTCGTCGAGAACGCCACGGTGTTCTCCGCCCCGCACACCCAAGTCCTGCTGCGCGCCAACCTGGTGACGGCCGGGCTCGCCGTCGAGGTCGAGGACCGCGGCCTCGGCATGCCGCTGACCGAGCAGAACAAGATGAACCACCTGCTCGCCGACCCGGACCAGGTCAACGTCGCGAGCCTCCTCCAGGACGGGCGGATCGGCCTCTACGTCGTCTCCGCGCTCGCCCGCAGGCACGGCATCGCGGTCCGCCTCCAGACCAACATCTACGGAGGCGTGCAGGCCGTACTGATCCTGCCGCAGGGCCTGTTGGGTGCCGAGCCCCAGAACGAGCCCGTCGCCGCGGGTCGCCCGCAGCGGGCCCCGGAAGCCGCACCGCCGGTCACTCACGGAGGTGCACGCGAACCGGCCCAGGCGCCCGCACCGGCTCCCCACCCGGAACCGGTGGCCGTGCCCCGGCAGCCGCAGCGGGACGTGCCCCCGCCCCCGCCGCCCGCCGCACGGCACGCTCCCGTGGCCCACGGATCCCCGCCCGCCCCGCTGCCCGTACGGGGCAGGGAGGGCAGGCCGACGCCGGCCGAAGCCGTGCCGGGGATCCGGCCGGAGGACCGGCAGGCCGCCGCCGAGAACGCCTGTGCGCCGCCGACCCCTCTCAACGGCGGCGCCGTACGCGGCCGGGTGGGAAAGCCCCAACTGCCCAAGCGGCGCGCCCAGGAACACATCGCGCCCCAGTTGCGGGACGCGCCGTCGCCCCGCCCGGAGAGCGAACACCACGTCGGGCACGACCCGGGCCTGATGGCCGCCTTCCAGCGCGGCATCGGACTCGCCGCCGCGCAGGAGCCGCGCGACCCGGCACCCGGACCGGACCTCGACGCCCCCCGCGACGGGGGCGACCAGGGTGGCTGAACCGCACCACCCCGCCAGCACCACGTCTGCCCCGGCAGACCCTCGTACCTCAAGGAGTCGATCCACCATGGCGAGCGATGCGCCGACCGGGCAGGTATCCGACCTCGACTGGCTGATGAGCGGACTCGTGCAGCGCGTGCCGCACACCCACAGCGCGGTCCTGCTCTCCTCCGACGGGCTCGTGAAGTCGGTCCATGGCCTCGACCCGGACAGCGCCGACCACATGGCGGCCCTCGCCTCCGGGCTCTACTCACTGGGGCGCAGCGCGGGCATCCGGTTCGGGGACGGCGGCGACGTACGCCAGGTCGTCGTGGAACTCGACTCCACCCTCCTGTTCGTCTCCACGGCGGGCTCCGGCACCTGTCTCGCGGTGCTCGCCGGGCGCGACGCGGACGCGGCGGTGCTCGGCTACGAGATGACGATGCTGGTCAAGAGCGTGCGCCCCTACCTCCTCACCGCACCTCGGCAACCCGCCGGTGAACCCGCCCCGATGAGGCATTGAGCGTGGCGGCCCCGCACGACGGGCCATGGCTCGACGAATCCGCCGGACGGCTCGTCCGGCCCTACACGGTCAGCGACGGGCGGACCAGACCGACCGCCCAACTGGACCTCCTGACCCAGGTGATGGCCACCGGAGGCCCGGTCACCGGCTACCTCGGGCCCGAGCACACGGAGGCGCTCGGGCTCTGCGCGGCACCCACATCGGTCGCGGAGATCGCGGCGCAGCTGAAGCTGCCGGCGGTCGTGACCAAAGTGCTGCTCTCCGATCTCGTCGACTGCGGGGCGCTCACCCTGAGAGCCCCGGACTTCTACCACAACCCCACCGACCGGTCCCTGTTGGAGGCAGTGCTCGATGGACTACGACGACAGCTCTGACCCCTTCCCCACCGCACTGAAGATCCTGGTCGCGGGAGGTTTCGGGGTCGGCAAGACGACCTTCGTGGGCGCGGTGAGCGAAATCGCGCCGCTGAGCACGGAGGAGCTCCTCACCACGGTCAGCGAGGGCACCGACGATCTGTCGGGCGTCGAGAACAAGACCACGACGACCGTGGCCATGGACTTCGGGCGCATCACCCTCGACCCGGAGCACGTGCTCTACCTCTTCGGAACGCCCGGCCAGGAACGCTTCTGGTTCATGTGGGACGAACTCTCCGAAGGCGCGCTCGGCGCGGTGGTCCTCGCCGACACCCGCCGCCTTGAGGACTGCTTCGCGGCGGTGGACTTCTTCGAGCAGCGCGGCATGGGATTCATCGTCGCGATCAACGAATTCGACGGCGCCCACCGCTATGAGCCCGAAGAGGTGCGTTCCGCCATCGACCTGGATCCGCAGGTGCCCGTCGTGCGATGCGACGCGCGGATCTCCAGTTCGGGCATCGCCACCCTCCTCACCCTCGTCAAACACCTCCTCGCCCACGCCCCGGCCGCCCCGAGCTACGGAGCCCACACCTGATGTACGACTCGACCGCACCCCTGCTGCTCACTCCCGTCGACACGGAGGCGCCGAGCCGGGTGCGGCGGCTGCGCAGACTCGGCATAGGACTCCGTCCGGACGTCGCCTTCGACGCCTTCGCCGACCGCCTGGCCGAGGTCACAGGAGCGCCGTACTCCATGGTCAACTTCATTGACGAGAACCGGCAGTTCTTCGCGGGCCTGCACACCCCTGACGACGACGGCGCCGGCTCCGAGCTGACCGCCACGGCGGCCGCGGAGAACGCGGCGTTCCGGTACATGGCGCGCGATTACGGGTACTGCCCGCATGTGATCGTGCGGCGCAAGGCCCTCGTGCTGGAGGACGTCTGCGACTACCCGCGCTTCGCGGGGAACCCGGTGGTCGACGAGATCGGCATCCGCTCCTACCTGGGCGCCCCGCTCATCGACCGCACGGGCATCGCGCTCGGCACCATCTGCGTGGTGGACGTCGAGCCCCGGCCCTGGGGCAGAGCGGGTCTGGAGACGATCAAGGCGATGGCGGCGGAGCTGATCGAGCAGATTCACCGCCGGGAGGACGGCGGGATCTGACGGCGCGATCTGGCGCCCTTTTGACGCTCACACCTCCAGCAGGGTGCCGTCGGGGAAGCGGACGCGGACGGTGTCGCCGTCCACCGTGCAAGTGATGGACTCCCGCAACGCCGTTGGCTGGACGGTGTCTTGAGACAGTACGACCAGGGTTACGTGGGTGC from Streptomyces sp. BA2 encodes:
- a CDS encoding sensor histidine kinase, whose amino-acid sequence is MSHLRAPAARADRREGGRHGRPGSRPVTVLPEARIRPQLLRIAVLPAVAVALCAGAAVLFIVRSAPRPPEPALLLILAAAGAISLASVVIAAVAADRTAASVRERVGTLRRTTARGQAELREVVEKLRRGDGPPAHRTPARSAAEGDDFGLLAVELSRAQDVAVTAVVQASQLSSHAGSEQKVEVFVNLARRLQSLVHREISILDELENEVEDPELLKGLFHVDHLATRTRRHAENLAVLGGAMSRRQWSNPVSMTEVLRSAIAEVEQYSRVKLVPPIAGTLRGHAVADVIHLLAELVENATVFSAPHTQVLLRANLVTAGLAVEVEDRGLGMPLTEQNKMNHLLADPDQVNVASLLQDGRIGLYVVSALARRHGIAVRLQTNIYGGVQAVLILPQGLLGAEPQNEPVAAGRPQRAPEAAPPVTHGGAREPAQAPAPAPHPEPVAVPRQPQRDVPPPPPPAARHAPVAHGSPPAPLPVRGREGRPTPAEAVPGIRPEDRQAAAENACAPPTPLNGGAVRGRVGKPQLPKRRAQEHIAPQLRDAPSPRPESEHHVGHDPGLMAAFQRGIGLAAAQEPRDPAPGPDLDAPRDGGDQGG
- a CDS encoding roadblock/LC7 domain-containing protein — translated: MASDAPTGQVSDLDWLMSGLVQRVPHTHSAVLLSSDGLVKSVHGLDPDSADHMAALASGLYSLGRSAGIRFGDGGDVRQVVVELDSTLLFVSTAGSGTCLAVLAGRDADAAVLGYEMTMLVKSVRPYLLTAPRQPAGEPAPMRH
- a CDS encoding DUF742 domain-containing protein; the encoded protein is MAAPHDGPWLDESAGRLVRPYTVSDGRTRPTAQLDLLTQVMATGGPVTGYLGPEHTEALGLCAAPTSVAEIAAQLKLPAVVTKVLLSDLVDCGALTLRAPDFYHNPTDRSLLEAVLDGLRRQL
- a CDS encoding GTP-binding protein, translated to MDYDDSSDPFPTALKILVAGGFGVGKTTFVGAVSEIAPLSTEELLTTVSEGTDDLSGVENKTTTTVAMDFGRITLDPEHVLYLFGTPGQERFWFMWDELSEGALGAVVLADTRRLEDCFAAVDFFEQRGMGFIVAINEFDGAHRYEPEEVRSAIDLDPQVPVVRCDARISSSGIATLLTLVKHLLAHAPAAPSYGAHT
- a CDS encoding GAF domain-containing protein, coding for MMYDSTAPLLLTPVDTEAPSRVRRLRRLGIGLRPDVAFDAFADRLAEVTGAPYSMVNFIDENRQFFAGLHTPDDDGAGSELTATAAAENAAFRYMARDYGYCPHVIVRRKALVLEDVCDYPRFAGNPVVDEIGIRSYLGAPLIDRTGIALGTICVVDVEPRPWGRAGLETIKAMAAELIEQIHRREDGGI